The following coding sequences lie in one Vicugna pacos chromosome 5, VicPac4, whole genome shotgun sequence genomic window:
- the MAP3K2 gene encoding mitogen-activated protein kinase kinase kinase 2 — MDDQQALNSIMQDLAVLHKASRPALSLQETRKTKSSSPKKQNDVRVKFEHRGEKRILQFPRPVKLEDLRSKAKIAFGQSMDLHYTNNELVIPLTTQDDLDKAVELLDRSIHMKSLKILLVINGSSQAANLEPLPSLEDLDNTVFGAERKKRLSIIGPTSRDRSSPPPGYIPDELHQVARNGSFTSINSEGEFIPESMDQMLDPLSLSSPENSGSGSCPSLDSPLDGESYPKSRMPRAQSYPDNHQEFSDYDNPIFEKFGKGGTYPRRYHVSYHHQDYNDGRKTFPRARRTQGTSFRSPVSFSPTDHSLSTSSGSSIFTPEYDDSRIRRRGSDIDNPTLTVMDISPPSRSPRAPTNWRLGKLLGQGAFGRVYLCYDVDTGRELAVKQVQFDPDSPETSKEVNALECEIQLLKNLLHERIVQYYGCLRDPQEKTLSIFMEYMPGGSIKDQLKAYGALTENVTRKYTRQILEGVHYLHSNMIVHRDIKGANILRDSTGNVKLGDFGASKRLQTICLSGTGMKSVTGTPYWMSPEVISGEGYGRKADIWSVGCTVVEMLTEKPPWAEFEAMAAIFKIATQPTNPKLPPHVSDYTRDFLKRIFVEAKLRPPADELLRHTFVHYH; from the exons ATGG ATGATCAGCAAGCTTTGAACTCAATCATGCAAGATTTGGCTGTTCTTCATAAGGCCAGCCGACCAGCATTATCCTTACaggaaaccagaaaaacaaaatcttcatCACCAAAAAAGCAG AATGATGTCCGAGTCAAATTcgaacacagaggagaaaaaag AATCCTTCAGTTCCCCAGACCAGTTAAACTGGAAGATCTGAGGTCTAAAGCTAAAATTGCCTTTGGACAGTCTATGGATCTGCATTATACCAACAATGAG TTGGTAATTCCATTAACCACCCAAGATGACTTGGACAAAGCTGTGGAACTGCTGGACCGGAGTATTCATATGAAGAGCCTCAAGATACTGCTTGTAATAAATGGAAGTTCACAG gCTGCTAATTTAGAGCCATTGCCATCATTAGAAGATCTGGATAACACAGTATttggagcagagaggaaaaagagactTTCTATTATAG gtcCCACTAGTAGAGATAgaagctcccctcccccaggataCATTCCAGATGAATTACACCAGGTTGCCCGGAATGGGTCATTTACCAGTATCAACAGCGAAGGAGAATTCATTCCAGAGAGCATGGACCAA atgCTGGACCCATTATCTTTGAGCAGCCCTGAAAATTCTGGCTCAGGAAGTTGTCCATCACTTGATAGCCCTTTGGATGG agAGAGCTATCCAAAGTCGCGAATGCCTAGGGCACAGAGCTACCCAGATAATCATCAGGAATTCTCAG ACTATGATAACCCTATCTTTGAGAAATTTGGAAAAGGAGGAACATATCCAAGAAGGTATCACGTTTCATATCACCATCAAGACTATAATGATG gTCGTAAAACTTTTCCAAGAGCTAGAAGGACCCAGGGGACTAGCTTCCGGTCTCCTGTGAGTTTCAGTCCTACTGATCACTCCTTAAGCACTAGCAGTGGAAGCAGTATCTTTACCCCAGAGTATGACGACAGTCGAATAAGAAGAAGAGGAAGTGACATAGACAATCCCACTTTGACTGTGATGGACATCAGCCCACCCAGCCGCT CACCTCGTGCTCCAACCAACTGGAGACTGGGCAAACTGCTTGGCCAGGGAGCCTTTGGCAGGGTCTACCTCTGTTATGATGTTGATACAGGAAGAGAGTTGGCTGTCAAGCAAGTGCAGTTTGACCCAGATAGTCCTGAAACCAGCAAG GAAGTAAATGCACTTGAGTGTGAAATTCAGTTGTTGAAAAACTTGCTGCATGAGCGAATTGTTCAGTATTATGGCTGTTTGAGGGATCCCCAAGAAAAAACACTTTCCATATTTATGGAGTATATGCCAGGG GGTTCCATTAAGGACCAATTAAAAGCATATGGAGCTCTTACTGAGAATGTGACTAGGAAATACACCCGTCAGATTCTGGAGGGTGTCCATTATTTGCACAGCAATATGATTGTTCATAGAGATATAAAAG GCGCAAATATTCTGCGAGATTCAACAGGCAATGTCAAACTAGGAGATTTTGGGGCCAGCAAACGACTTCAGACCATCTGTCTTTCGGGGACAGGAATGAAGTCTGTCACAGGCACACCGTACTGGATGAGCCCTGAAGTGATTAGTGGAGAAGGCTATGGCAGGAAAGCAGATATCTG GAGCGTGGGCTGCACGGTGGTGGAGATGCTGACTGAAAAGCCCCCCTGGGCTGAATTTGAAGCCATGGCTGCTATCTTTAAAATCGCCACCCAGCCCACCAACCCCAAGCTGCCGCCTCACGTCTCAGACTATACCCGGGATTTCCTCAAACGCATCTTCGTGGAGGCCAAGCTGCGACCTCCCGCTGACGAGCTTCTCCGGCACACGTTTGTGCACTATCACTAG